A single genomic interval of Hyalangium ruber harbors:
- a CDS encoding type VI secretion system-associated FHA domain protein: MLPLVIRIKDADSQPPMEKQYVFKQSPVRIGRNQLNDIPINRPFVSLFHALVRFDQASIYMVDLGSTNGVNVGGQRIEKNVPVRIKPGMDVTIGSVQFHFSRDSKAVRDTSSRLTQFRALSEIQSEALSFKPTPVQDRKAEVRTSLLPSLDSLLAQEQDEVTGKSPRTLIAPALQVTDSSEESTSLEIRTVVGPPPELEAPQPKRQPPVLTPTPPGGKKKTGNSQVGVIPRAPGGAAALQDTIQQLVPLYNAYRTAWKMLHQGLSRGVDSLPEQDREQLITQLLRRMPDMAQEPAFQEIAKNVGRPVDVEPATVPMPAVHSGAANRMEVVSRELLNQFVRSYLPDTKGLQSEQDIQGFLEHLAELLETFGRAFVELRQGNDQFGQQMAVPVTNEDNPLSRMKSPREVLRYLLDFKVSEASHRVQELMGGFGDMMIHQIAVLSGLREGVKDVLDRLSPERLEVEVSGVWPFGLSKRWAKYSERHRAFVEEERELTAVLFGPEFAKAYLAIVGESANKGGVGDEDADREMEES; the protein is encoded by the coding sequence ATGCTTCCCCTCGTGATCCGCATCAAGGACGCCGACTCCCAGCCGCCGATGGAGAAGCAGTACGTCTTCAAGCAGTCTCCGGTTCGCATCGGACGCAACCAGCTCAACGACATCCCCATCAACCGGCCCTTCGTGTCGTTGTTCCACGCCCTGGTGCGCTTCGATCAGGCCTCCATCTACATGGTGGATCTCGGGTCCACCAACGGCGTCAATGTCGGTGGCCAGCGGATCGAAAAGAACGTCCCGGTGCGCATCAAGCCCGGCATGGACGTGACGATCGGCTCGGTGCAGTTCCACTTCTCGCGCGACTCCAAGGCGGTGCGCGACACCTCGTCCCGGCTGACGCAGTTCCGGGCGCTGTCGGAGATCCAGAGCGAGGCGCTGAGCTTCAAGCCGACGCCCGTCCAGGATCGCAAGGCGGAGGTGCGCACCTCGCTTCTGCCGAGCCTCGACTCGCTGCTGGCGCAGGAGCAGGACGAGGTCACCGGCAAGAGCCCCCGGACCCTCATCGCCCCGGCGCTGCAGGTGACGGACTCGAGCGAGGAGTCCACCTCGCTGGAGATCCGCACGGTGGTCGGACCGCCTCCCGAGCTGGAGGCGCCGCAGCCGAAGCGGCAGCCTCCCGTGCTTACGCCTACGCCTCCGGGCGGGAAGAAGAAGACGGGCAACAGCCAGGTCGGGGTGATTCCGCGAGCGCCGGGCGGGGCCGCGGCGCTGCAGGACACCATCCAACAGCTGGTGCCGCTCTACAACGCCTACCGCACCGCCTGGAAGATGCTGCACCAGGGGTTGTCCCGAGGGGTGGATTCGCTGCCCGAGCAGGACCGGGAGCAGCTCATCACCCAGCTCTTGCGGCGCATGCCCGATATGGCGCAGGAGCCCGCGTTCCAGGAGATCGCCAAGAACGTGGGGCGCCCGGTCGACGTGGAGCCCGCCACCGTCCCCATGCCGGCGGTACACTCGGGCGCGGCCAACCGCATGGAGGTGGTGTCGCGGGAGTTGCTCAACCAGTTCGTCCGCTCGTACCTGCCCGACACCAAGGGGCTGCAATCCGAGCAGGACATCCAAGGCTTCCTGGAGCACCTGGCGGAGCTGCTGGAGACGTTCGGGCGCGCCTTCGTGGAGCTGCGCCAAGGCAACGATCAGTTCGGCCAGCAGATGGCGGTGCCCGTCACCAACGAGGACAACCCGCTCAGCCGCATGAAGAGCCCGCGCGAGGTGCTGCGCTACCTGCTGGACTTCAAGGTGTCGGAAGCCAGCCACCGGGTGCAGGAGCTCATGGGCGGCTTCGGCGACATGATGATCCACCAGATCGCGGTGCTCAGCGGCCTGCGCGAGGGCGTGAAGGACGTGCTCGATCGGCTGAGCCCGGAGCGGCTGGAGGTGGAGGTGAGCGGCGTGTGGCCGTTCGGCCTCTCCAAGCGGTGGGCGAAGTACTCGGAGCGGCACCGGGCCTTCGTGGAGGAGGAGCGGGAGCTGACGGCGGTGCTCTTCGGGCCGGAGTTCGCCAAGGCGTACCTGGCCATCGTCGGTGAGTCGGCGAACAAGGGCGGCGTGGGAGACGAGGACGCGGATCGGGAGATGGAGGAGTCATGA
- a CDS encoding ATP-binding cassette domain-containing protein: MSSLRAHGVSFAFLDAVPLLSDVEFHLPPGWTGLVGANGAGKSTLLRLIAGELEPTEGHLQYEPPSPLIRLCPQSVEALTPEISAFAESWDSVARRVLGQLGLEPGALERWPTLSPGERKRWQIGAALAAEPDVLLLDEPTNHLDAEARTWLLSALRRFRGVGVVVSHDRTVLEELTTSTLRVHAGEARLWPGAYSDAQQYWEAEREGQIAARQQAQEVHRRVARQLDQARREQQSASLARNAGRRIKDKYDNDARSMGAKVVAGWAEARIGRQVGVLRRETERAAEAIGEFQADKTVGRSVFVDYVRSPNPWLFTLENHSLRAGDVELLGPVTLAVGRESRIRIEGPNGAGKTTLLRALLEHSRIPLDRVLYLPQDLSTEEATAALEAVQELPPEQKGRVLSLVAALGVDPERLLASEQPSPGEVRKLLIAQGLGQHAWALVLDEPTNHLDLPSIERLEAALREYPGALLLVTHDTHFARRCTTERWLVSGGTVTSTSD; encoded by the coding sequence ATGTCGTCCCTTCGCGCGCATGGCGTGTCCTTCGCCTTTTTGGATGCTGTTCCCCTCCTCAGCGACGTTGAGTTCCACCTCCCGCCTGGCTGGACGGGCCTCGTTGGTGCCAACGGCGCTGGCAAGTCCACCCTCCTGCGGCTGATCGCCGGAGAGCTGGAACCCACCGAGGGCCATCTCCAGTACGAGCCCCCCTCCCCCCTCATCCGCCTCTGTCCCCAGAGCGTCGAGGCCCTCACGCCGGAGATCTCCGCCTTCGCCGAGTCCTGGGACTCGGTGGCGCGGCGGGTCCTCGGACAATTAGGCCTGGAGCCCGGCGCGCTGGAGCGCTGGCCCACCCTGTCCCCCGGGGAGCGCAAGCGCTGGCAGATTGGCGCGGCACTGGCGGCGGAGCCAGACGTGCTGCTGCTCGATGAGCCCACCAACCACCTCGACGCCGAGGCACGTACGTGGCTCCTCTCCGCGCTGCGCCGCTTCCGTGGCGTCGGGGTCGTCGTCTCCCACGATCGGACGGTGCTCGAGGAGCTGACCACCTCCACCCTGCGTGTCCACGCGGGCGAGGCACGACTGTGGCCCGGCGCCTACTCCGACGCCCAGCAGTACTGGGAGGCCGAACGCGAGGGACAGATCGCCGCCCGACAACAGGCCCAGGAGGTCCATCGGCGCGTGGCGCGACAGCTCGATCAAGCCCGTCGTGAGCAACAGTCCGCCTCCCTCGCGCGCAATGCGGGCCGGCGCATCAAGGACAAGTACGACAATGACGCGCGCTCCATGGGCGCCAAGGTCGTCGCTGGCTGGGCAGAGGCTCGCATCGGCCGACAGGTCGGCGTGCTCCGACGCGAGACGGAGCGGGCCGCCGAGGCCATCGGCGAGTTCCAGGCGGACAAGACGGTGGGGCGCTCGGTCTTCGTGGACTACGTGCGCTCTCCCAACCCGTGGCTCTTCACCCTCGAGAACCACTCCCTGCGTGCCGGGGACGTGGAACTGCTCGGGCCGGTGACGCTCGCCGTCGGCCGAGAGAGCCGCATCCGCATCGAAGGCCCCAATGGCGCCGGGAAGACGACGCTGCTCCGAGCGCTCCTGGAGCACTCCCGGATCCCCCTGGACCGGGTGCTCTACCTGCCCCAGGACCTGAGCACCGAAGAGGCCACGGCGGCCCTGGAGGCGGTGCAGGAGTTGCCTCCCGAGCAGAAGGGCCGGGTGCTGTCACTGGTGGCGGCGCTGGGAGTCGACCCCGAGCGCCTGCTGGCCTCGGAGCAGCCCTCGCCCGGAGAGGTGCGCAAGCTGCTGATCGCCCAGGGACTGGGACAGCACGCCTGGGCGCTGGTGCTGGACGAGCCCACCAACCACCTGGACCTCCCCTCCATCGAGCGACTGGAGGCAGCCCTGCGCGAGTACCCAGGCGCCCTGCTCTTGGTGACCCACGACACGCACTTCGCGCGCAGGTGCACCACGGAGCGGTGGCTCGTCTCGGGAGGCACTGTCACCAGCACCTCCGACTGA
- a CDS encoding PDDEXK nuclease domain-containing protein translates to MTPPSKRPRGSSKKRLPRKLAGPKGLFDRIVSILEEARGQVVRAVNTQTVTAYWLIGKEIVEALQGGDRRAEYGARVLEGLSRQLTERYGKGFSLPNLKNFRQFYLAYSARRPLIGYPSGSESPGTEKSYPPGSQLEATTDGFHAALSWSHYRALMRVEKPEARGFYEQEAVACGWSKAQLERQIETLHYERLLMSRDKKKMLKQERQPQGGLHPMDALKDPYVLEFLDLPDAPALHESKLEATIIANLQSFLLELGKGFSFVARQKRMRLEDEDFYVDLVFYNYLLKCFVLIDLKVGKLTHQDIGQMDSYVRMFEAHEKLPGDNPTIGLILCSKKNEAVARYSVLHESRQLFAARYLTYLPTEEELQRELERERRLIEARGLDDEAPEPAP, encoded by the coding sequence GTGACGCCGCCGAGCAAACGCCCACGCGGCTCATCGAAGAAGCGGCTGCCCAGAAAGCTGGCGGGGCCCAAAGGGCTCTTCGACCGAATCGTCTCCATCCTGGAGGAAGCACGAGGCCAGGTGGTTCGCGCGGTCAATACGCAGACCGTGACGGCGTATTGGCTCATTGGCAAAGAGATCGTCGAGGCGCTGCAGGGCGGAGATCGACGCGCGGAGTACGGAGCACGCGTGCTCGAAGGGCTCTCCCGACAGCTCACGGAGCGCTACGGCAAGGGCTTTTCTCTGCCGAACCTGAAGAACTTCCGGCAGTTCTACCTCGCCTACTCGGCTCGCCGACCACTGATTGGCTACCCGTCGGGGAGCGAATCGCCGGGGACCGAAAAAAGCTACCCGCCGGGTAGCCAATTGGAGGCCACGACGGATGGCTTCCACGCTGCGTTGAGTTGGTCTCACTATCGGGCACTGATGCGGGTCGAGAAGCCCGAGGCACGGGGCTTCTACGAGCAAGAGGCAGTGGCCTGTGGCTGGAGCAAAGCCCAGCTGGAGCGCCAGATCGAGACGCTCCACTACGAGCGACTGCTGATGAGCCGAGACAAGAAGAAGATGCTCAAACAAGAGCGTCAGCCCCAGGGCGGCCTACATCCGATGGATGCGCTGAAGGACCCGTACGTCTTGGAGTTCCTCGACCTGCCGGACGCGCCCGCGCTGCATGAATCGAAGCTCGAGGCCACCATCATCGCCAACCTGCAGAGCTTTCTCTTGGAGCTCGGCAAGGGCTTCTCCTTCGTCGCTCGCCAGAAGCGGATGCGCCTCGAAGACGAAGACTTCTATGTGGACCTCGTCTTCTACAACTACCTGCTGAAATGCTTCGTCCTCATCGATCTGAAGGTCGGCAAGCTGACCCACCAGGACATCGGTCAGATGGACAGCTACGTCCGCATGTTCGAGGCGCATGAGAAGCTGCCCGGCGACAACCCAACCATCGGTCTGATCCTGTGCTCCAAGAAGAACGAAGCGGTCGCCAGGTACTCGGTCCTCCACGAGAGTCGCCAGCTCTTCGCCGCCCGCTACCTGACCTACCTGCCGACCGAGGAAGAGCTGCAGCGTGAGTTGGAGCGCGAGCGTCGGCTCATCGAGGCGCGCGGCCTTGACGATGAGGCCCCAGAACCGGCGCCCTGA
- a CDS encoding SPFH domain-containing protein: MTFMTVVIIIAMLVVGFGLITGIRIVPQAKVMVVERLGKFHHVAHSGLNILIPVMDTPRAFEMRTGNRFLRSTMVDLREQVMGFETVQVITHDNVNMEVGSVIYYQVIDPAKALYAVENLALAIEQLTMTNLRNIMGGLTLDQTLTSRETVNTKLRMVLDEATEKWGVKVTRVELREIEPPGAIKEAMAKQMTAERERRAEVTKAEGDKAAAILQAEGEKISRILRAEAERDAEVARAEGHKRAVVLEAEAKAEATRLVFEAVHAGGATPEVLALRYLETLQELGKGGNKVFVPYEASAALGSLGMLKELFNKEGDATPTAGSRLAPSAAALSAQALARNVAQPQPVPVRRGPPALPQQDE; the protein is encoded by the coding sequence ATGACCTTCATGACGGTGGTGATCATCATCGCGATGCTGGTGGTGGGCTTCGGGCTCATTACCGGCATCCGCATCGTCCCGCAGGCCAAGGTGATGGTGGTGGAGCGGCTGGGGAAGTTCCACCACGTGGCACACAGCGGCCTCAACATCTTGATCCCTGTCATGGACACCCCGCGTGCGTTCGAGATGCGCACGGGCAACCGCTTCCTGCGCAGCACCATGGTGGACTTGCGCGAGCAGGTCATGGGCTTCGAGACCGTGCAGGTCATCACCCATGACAACGTGAACATGGAGGTGGGCTCGGTCATCTACTACCAGGTGATCGATCCGGCCAAGGCGCTCTACGCGGTGGAGAACCTGGCGCTGGCCATCGAGCAGCTGACGATGACGAACCTGCGCAACATCATGGGCGGGCTGACGCTGGATCAGACGCTCACCAGCCGCGAGACGGTGAACACCAAGCTGCGCATGGTGCTGGACGAGGCCACGGAGAAGTGGGGCGTGAAGGTGACGCGCGTGGAACTGCGCGAGATCGAGCCGCCGGGAGCCATCAAGGAGGCGATGGCCAAGCAGATGACGGCCGAGCGTGAGCGGCGCGCGGAGGTGACGAAGGCGGAGGGCGACAAGGCGGCGGCGATCCTCCAGGCGGAGGGCGAGAAGATCTCGCGCATTCTGCGCGCCGAGGCCGAGCGCGACGCGGAGGTAGCTCGGGCCGAGGGCCACAAGCGCGCGGTGGTGCTGGAGGCGGAGGCGAAGGCGGAGGCCACGCGGCTGGTGTTCGAGGCGGTACACGCGGGCGGAGCGACGCCGGAGGTGCTGGCGCTGCGCTACCTGGAGACGCTGCAGGAGCTGGGCAAGGGCGGCAACAAGGTGTTCGTGCCGTACGAGGCCAGCGCGGCGCTGGGCAGCCTGGGCATGCTGAAGGAGCTGTTCAACAAAGAAGGCGACGCGACGCCCACGGCCGGCAGCCGGCTGGCGCCGTCCGCCGCGGCCCTGAGCGCACAGGCGCTGGCGCGCAACGTGGCACAGCCGCAGCCGGTGCCGGTGCGTCGCGGCCCTCCGGCGCTGCCGCAGCAGGACGAGTAG
- a CDS encoding NfeD family protein, whose translation MDLTPTAWQLWIVAALVLGALEIKLSGFVTLWFAVGALASALAAAVGVGIDGQLLLFTLVSAALFAASRTIFKRAFMRSASPMKTGVEAMVGQEAVVTESLAEPHGGTVRINGELWMARSLSGPVAEGERVTVEQVDGLKLWVRRPSASLEVPMQKKERA comes from the coding sequence ATGGACCTGACTCCTACCGCCTGGCAGCTGTGGATCGTCGCGGCACTCGTCCTCGGCGCCTTGGAGATCAAGCTCTCGGGGTTCGTCACGCTGTGGTTCGCGGTGGGTGCGCTGGCCTCCGCGCTCGCGGCGGCGGTGGGCGTGGGGATCGACGGGCAGCTCTTGCTGTTTACCCTGGTCTCCGCCGCCCTGTTCGCCGCTTCTCGGACGATCTTCAAGCGAGCGTTCATGCGCTCGGCCAGCCCCATGAAGACAGGGGTGGAGGCCATGGTCGGCCAGGAGGCCGTGGTGACCGAGTCCCTGGCGGAACCGCATGGCGGTACCGTGCGTATCAACGGCGAGCTGTGGATGGCGCGTTCCCTGTCGGGCCCGGTGGCCGAGGGCGAACGCGTGACCGTCGAGCAGGTGGATGGCTTGAAGCTTTGGGTGCGACGCCCCTCCGCGTCGCTCGAAGTTCCTATGCAGAAGAAAGAGAGAGCGTGA
- a CDS encoding error-prone DNA polymerase — protein sequence MSVYAELVCRSNFSFLRGASHPEELIATAARLGLPALALTDGDGLYGLVKAHLAAKEHRLKLLIATELKLTDGPPVIVYAMDAGGYANVCRLVSASRMSHPKGESGLPWREVAERSEGLIALLPNPAPAEQVAPLAEAFPGRFYVGLCRSLSAGDAAREARADALARSLGVPLCAHNDVHTHHRRRQPLQDVLTAIRHKTTVDKSGVRLQPNAERTLKSPAEMARLFKDRPEVLERTLEIAGRCNATLDDLRYHFSEEDLPPGRTAMDHLRVLTEEGLAVRYPTGVPPAVRKQIDHEMHLIEALDFPGYFLALWDIVHFARSRGILCQGRGSAANSAVCYALQITAIDPVRMGLLFERFLSMERREPPDIDVDFEHERREEVLQYVYEKHGRHRAGMVCEFICYRGRLALREVGKALGLSLDQVDRLSKVAAAYGFDVTPEVLAEAGLSAFDSRVRQTLTLAQEIEGFPRHVSIHVGGFVITREPLVDIIPVENAAMKGRTVIQWEKDDTNALGVLKVDLLALGMLTAVAKCLALIRQHFGRELSLATIPPEDPKVYDMLCEADTVGVFQIESRAQMSMLPRLKPRTFYDLVIEIALIRPGPIVGNMVHPYLRRRDGKEIPQYPTPDVRAILEKTLGVPLFQEQAMKLAMVAAGFTAGEADGLRRALGHKRAEQLLEPYRMRFVEGGTKRGYTREYMEELFEQFRGFAHYGFPESHSASFALIAYASSWLKFHYPQAFTAALLNSQPMGFYAPHTLVADAKRHGVVVRPVDVCRSDWDCTLEEGGVLRLGLRMVRGLNEAAGRRVASARREGYASVGELARRARIPRHELTRLALAGALASLSGARRQALWEIQALGPLDSDDLFFGMPMDGTQVELPPMSVAERVSADYETVGVSLEKHPLELLRPALRKMGAVTAEGLKKVSSGRRVAVGGMLITRQRPPTAKGMCFISLEDETGIANLVVPPDVYERCRRDIHAALFIVGEGVLERSGNVLNVKTQRVVALEGLLG from the coding sequence ATGTCCGTGTACGCCGAGCTGGTCTGCCGCTCCAACTTCTCGTTCCTTCGGGGCGCCTCGCACCCCGAGGAGCTGATCGCCACGGCCGCGCGGCTCGGACTGCCCGCGCTGGCCCTGACGGATGGGGATGGGCTGTACGGGCTGGTGAAGGCGCACCTGGCCGCCAAGGAGCACCGGCTCAAGCTGCTGATCGCCACCGAGCTGAAGCTGACCGATGGCCCGCCGGTGATCGTCTACGCCATGGACGCGGGTGGCTACGCGAACGTGTGCCGGCTGGTGTCGGCCAGCCGCATGTCGCACCCCAAGGGAGAGTCGGGGTTGCCCTGGCGCGAGGTGGCCGAGCGCTCCGAGGGGTTGATCGCGCTGCTGCCGAACCCCGCTCCCGCCGAGCAGGTGGCGCCCCTGGCCGAGGCCTTCCCCGGGCGCTTCTACGTGGGCCTGTGCCGCAGCCTGTCCGCCGGAGACGCGGCGCGGGAGGCGCGGGCCGATGCCCTGGCCCGCTCGCTCGGGGTACCTCTGTGCGCGCACAACGACGTGCATACCCATCACCGGCGCCGCCAGCCGCTCCAGGACGTGCTGACGGCCATCCGCCACAAGACGACGGTGGACAAGTCGGGCGTCCGGTTGCAGCCCAACGCCGAGCGCACCCTGAAGTCCCCAGCGGAGATGGCGCGGCTGTTCAAGGACCGGCCCGAGGTGCTGGAGCGCACGCTGGAGATCGCCGGCCGCTGCAACGCCACGCTGGACGATCTGCGCTACCACTTCTCCGAGGAGGACCTGCCGCCAGGGCGCACGGCCATGGATCACCTGCGGGTGCTCACCGAGGAAGGGTTGGCGGTGCGCTACCCGACCGGAGTTCCGCCCGCGGTGCGCAAGCAGATCGATCACGAGATGCACCTCATCGAGGCGCTGGACTTCCCCGGCTACTTCCTGGCGCTGTGGGACATCGTCCACTTCGCGCGCTCGCGGGGCATCCTCTGTCAGGGGCGCGGCAGCGCGGCGAACTCGGCGGTCTGCTACGCGCTGCAGATCACCGCCATCGACCCGGTGCGCATGGGGCTGCTCTTCGAGCGCTTCCTGAGCATGGAGCGCCGCGAGCCGCCCGACATCGACGTGGACTTCGAGCACGAGCGGCGCGAGGAGGTGCTTCAGTACGTCTACGAGAAGCACGGCCGGCACCGGGCCGGCATGGTCTGCGAGTTCATCTGCTACCGGGGTCGCCTCGCCCTGCGCGAGGTGGGCAAGGCGCTCGGGCTCTCACTGGACCAGGTGGACCGGCTCTCCAAGGTAGCGGCCGCGTACGGCTTCGACGTCACCCCGGAGGTGCTGGCCGAGGCGGGGCTGTCCGCCTTCGACAGCCGCGTGCGGCAGACGCTCACGCTGGCGCAGGAGATCGAAGGCTTCCCGCGCCACGTCTCCATCCACGTGGGGGGCTTCGTCATCACCCGCGAGCCGCTGGTGGACATCATCCCGGTGGAGAACGCGGCTATGAAGGGCCGCACCGTCATCCAGTGGGAGAAGGACGACACCAACGCGCTGGGCGTGCTCAAGGTGGACCTGCTGGCCCTGGGCATGCTCACGGCGGTGGCCAAGTGTCTGGCGCTCATCCGCCAGCACTTCGGGCGCGAGCTGTCGCTGGCGACGATTCCTCCGGAGGACCCCAAGGTCTACGACATGCTGTGCGAGGCGGACACGGTGGGCGTGTTCCAGATCGAGAGCCGCGCGCAGATGAGCATGCTGCCGCGCCTCAAGCCTCGCACCTTCTATGACCTGGTGATCGAGATCGCCCTCATCCGCCCGGGGCCCATCGTCGGCAACATGGTGCATCCGTACCTGCGCCGGCGCGATGGCAAGGAGATCCCTCAGTACCCCACGCCCGATGTGCGAGCGATCCTCGAGAAGACGCTGGGGGTGCCGCTCTTCCAGGAGCAGGCGATGAAGCTGGCCATGGTGGCGGCGGGCTTCACCGCGGGCGAGGCGGACGGGCTGCGCCGGGCCCTGGGGCACAAGCGGGCCGAGCAGCTCCTGGAGCCCTACCGCATGCGCTTCGTGGAGGGCGGTACGAAGCGGGGCTACACGCGCGAGTACATGGAGGAGCTCTTCGAGCAGTTCCGCGGCTTCGCGCACTACGGGTTCCCCGAGTCGCACTCGGCCTCGTTCGCGCTCATCGCCTACGCCTCCTCGTGGCTCAAGTTCCACTACCCGCAGGCCTTCACCGCGGCGCTGCTCAACTCGCAGCCCATGGGCTTCTACGCGCCTCACACGCTGGTGGCGGATGCCAAGCGCCACGGGGTGGTGGTGCGGCCGGTGGACGTATGTCGCTCGGACTGGGACTGCACGCTGGAGGAGGGTGGGGTGCTGCGGCTGGGGCTGCGCATGGTGCGCGGCCTGAACGAGGCGGCGGGGCGGCGCGTGGCCTCGGCGCGACGCGAGGGCTACGCGAGCGTGGGCGAGCTGGCGCGGCGGGCCCGAATCCCCCGCCACGAGCTGACGCGGCTGGCGCTGGCCGGGGCGCTCGCCTCGCTGAGCGGCGCGCGGCGCCAGGCCCTGTGGGAGATCCAGGCCCTGGGGCCGCTGGACTCCGATGACTTGTTCTTCGGTATGCCCATGGATGGCACGCAGGTGGAGTTGCCCCCCATGAGCGTGGCCGAGCGAGTGTCGGCCGACTACGAGACGGTGGGCGTGTCGCTGGAGAAGCACCCGCTGGAGCTCTTGCGCCCGGCGCTGCGAAAGATGGGCGCGGTGACCGCCGAGGGGCTCAAGAAGGTGTCCTCCGGGCGGCGCGTGGCCGTGGGCGGCATGTTGATCACCCGCCAGCGGCCTCCCACCGCCAAGGGCATGTGCTTCATCTCCCTCGAGGACGAGACGGGCATCGCCAACCTCGTGGTGCCGCCGGATGTGTATGAACGTTGTCGACGTGACATTCACGCCGCCCTCTTCATCGTGGGAGAGGGCGTGCTGGAGCGCTCGGGCAACGTGCTCAACGTGAAGACCCAGCGCGTGGTGGCGCTCGAAGGACTGTTGGGCTGA